The proteins below are encoded in one region of Sphingobacterium sp. R2:
- a CDS encoding O-antigen polymerase gives MRIKRATVNIMSFISVLSLIIGFFLMPESRGQINNGLLLTLSIIVSTNVVLFLIVMKSCFGTVLNFQTFFLIGFLIVHFQIPFYNAIGIPPQNPRFIWANPNVVNFGTWMSYMGGLIWIVGNYVGIIFKGQSKNVYARNNKSANLAILDGLIIILFVSFIVLVGSAFLSGAYDGGKNWGAGASYVNVLLRVAICLRIFYFFYNYRFNRSKISLKTYASKNKLFLIVLFFYLIIFMNAGDRGPLIESGVLILSCYSFFIRSVKIWQLVLLIFIGSSFLTILKLGRGKDSSKQGSILERGFEALFENDSNTTEELASSVRIVYKAVDQVPVQHDYLYGLTMFMDIATAVPFAGGFVIQTFSIPEIYRSSTYFFTITGQGTFYTYGEGSEILGDIYINFGLIGVFLLMFLFGIYVSRISLKAFIDGNFKNLLIIFMMISTAIYMNRSVLFFPLQLIVYTLILDKFIKFFGKNLEK, from the coding sequence ATGCGAATAAAAAGAGCGACAGTAAATATTATGTCATTTATTAGTGTTTTGTCATTAATAATTGGTTTTTTTTTAATGCCAGAATCTAGAGGGCAGATAAATAACGGACTCCTGCTTACATTGAGTATTATAGTGTCTACAAATGTTGTTTTATTTCTTATTGTTATGAAATCATGTTTTGGGACAGTTTTAAATTTTCAGACATTCTTTTTAATAGGCTTTCTGATTGTGCATTTTCAAATACCCTTTTACAACGCAATTGGTATTCCTCCTCAAAATCCTCGATTCATTTGGGCTAATCCTAATGTCGTAAATTTTGGTACTTGGATGAGTTATATGGGGGGATTGATTTGGATTGTTGGTAACTATGTTGGTATTATATTTAAAGGACAGTCTAAGAATGTATACGCGAGGAATAATAAGAGTGCGAATCTAGCTATTTTAGATGGTTTAATAATAATTTTATTTGTATCGTTTATTGTTTTGGTTGGTTCTGCGTTTCTTAGTGGAGCCTATGATGGAGGGAAGAACTGGGGGGCAGGAGCTTCATATGTCAATGTCTTATTGAGAGTAGCTATTTGCTTGAGAATTTTTTACTTTTTTTATAACTATAGGTTTAATAGATCAAAGATCTCTTTAAAGACCTATGCATCAAAAAATAAGTTGTTTCTAATCGTTCTCTTTTTTTATCTTATAATCTTTATGAATGCGGGTGATAGAGGGCCGTTGATTGAATCAGGTGTTCTTATTCTTTCCTGTTATTCTTTTTTTATTCGGTCGGTAAAAATATGGCAACTTGTTTTATTGATCTTTATTGGTAGTTCCTTTCTCACAATATTGAAATTAGGAAGAGGTAAAGATTCTTCGAAACAAGGTTCTATATTGGAAAGAGGATTTGAAGCTCTTTTCGAAAATGATTCTAATACTACAGAAGAACTCGCTTCGTCGGTGAGAATTGTTTACAAAGCTGTAGATCAGGTACCCGTCCAACACGATTATTTATATGGGCTCACAATGTTTATGGATATAGCAACAGCGGTTCCATTTGCGGGTGGGTTTGTCATTCAAACTTTCTCCATCCCTGAAATATATCGATCTTCAACTTATTTCTTTACAATCACTGGACAAGGAACTTTTTATACTTATGGTGAGGGTTCGGAAATCCTTGGAGATATTTATATTAATTTTGGACTTATTGGTGTTTTTCTTCTGATGTTTTTGTTTGGGATTTATGTTTCAAGAATTTCGCTGAAAGCGTTTATTGATGGTAATTTCAAAAACTTACTAATCATTTTTATGATGATAAGTACGGCTATATATATGAATAGGTCTGTTTTGTTTTTTCCGCTGCAGCTAATTGTGTATACACTGATATTGGACAAGTTTATAAAATTTTTTGGAAAGAATCTTGAAAAATGA
- a CDS encoding nucleotide sugar dehydrogenase: MKKIAVIGLGYVGLPLARLFATKFPVLGFDINQKRIDELRAGKDLTLEVEDDILQAALVSENPFSTNTTGLYCSNQLADIADANFYVVTVPTPVDKNNRPDLTPLYKASETVGKVLKKGDIVVYESTVYPGVTEEECIPVLEKISGLKFNEDFFAGYSPERINPGDKQHTVEKILKVTSGSTPEIGAEVDAVYKEVITAGTHLAPCIKVAEAAKVIENSQRDINIAFVNELAKIFNILNIDTHAVLEAAGTKWNFLPFKPGLVGGHCIGVDPYYLAQKAQEHGYHPEIILAGRRLNDSMGEYVASQVVKCMIKKGINVNGAEVLMLGVTFKENCPDVRNTKIVDVIRALEDYGIKVTTYDHWANPAEVKHEYDIESVRELPNKRFDAVVLGVAHNEFLKINLNGLRKNNSIAYDVKGVLYEGVDGRL, translated from the coding sequence ATGAAAAAAATAGCTGTCATTGGATTAGGCTATGTAGGCTTACCCTTAGCGAGACTGTTTGCAACAAAATTTCCAGTATTAGGATTTGATATCAACCAAAAGCGTATTGATGAATTGCGCGCTGGTAAAGATTTAACATTGGAAGTGGAAGATGATATTCTTCAGGCCGCATTGGTGAGTGAAAACCCTTTTTCAACCAATACAACTGGTCTGTACTGTTCCAATCAGTTGGCGGATATTGCAGACGCAAATTTCTATGTGGTTACTGTCCCTACACCAGTTGATAAAAATAACCGTCCTGACTTGACACCGCTATACAAAGCTTCTGAAACTGTCGGTAAAGTGTTGAAGAAAGGCGATATTGTTGTTTACGAATCGACTGTTTACCCCGGTGTTACAGAAGAAGAGTGTATTCCAGTGTTAGAAAAGATTTCCGGTTTAAAATTCAATGAAGATTTCTTTGCAGGTTATTCCCCAGAGCGCATCAATCCAGGCGATAAACAACATACCGTTGAGAAAATATTAAAAGTAACATCGGGTTCGACACCTGAGATCGGGGCTGAAGTGGACGCTGTATATAAAGAAGTGATTACTGCAGGTACACACTTAGCGCCATGTATTAAAGTTGCTGAAGCCGCTAAGGTGATTGAGAATTCACAACGTGACATTAATATCGCTTTTGTGAATGAATTAGCAAAGATCTTTAATATTTTAAATATTGATACCCATGCCGTATTGGAAGCAGCAGGTACCAAATGGAACTTTTTGCCCTTTAAACCAGGATTAGTAGGTGGACACTGTATTGGTGTAGATCCTTATTATTTGGCGCAGAAAGCACAAGAGCATGGTTATCATCCCGAAATTATCTTGGCAGGTCGTCGGTTGAATGATTCGATGGGCGAATATGTGGCCTCTCAGGTTGTCAAATGTATGATCAAAAAGGGAATTAATGTTAACGGTGCCGAAGTATTGATGCTAGGCGTAACCTTTAAAGAAAATTGTCCTGATGTGCGCAATACTAAGATTGTGGATGTGATCCGCGCGTTGGAAGACTATGGAATTAAAGTAACGACATATGATCATTGGGCAAATCCTGCTGAAGTAAAACATGAGTATGATATTGAAAGCGTTCGGGAGTTGCCAAATAAAAGATTTGATGCCGTTGTATTAGGTGTAGCCCACAATGAGTTTTTAAAAATCAATCTAAATGGTTTGAGGAAGAATAATTCAATAGCTTATGATGTGAAAGGTGTTCTTTATGAAGGTGTTGATGGTCGTTTATAA
- a CDS encoding lipopolysaccharide biosynthesis protein, with the protein MGNSLKKDLLKGSFWSVVGQFLTLIIAFITNIWLARILSPEEFGRIGIVMFFITIMSVLTESGLGGALVRNKNATITDYSTVFFTNLFFSIIIYLVVALCSYPISSYYNDGSLRVLLLVSSLVVIINSLQISQDAKLISDLKFKQKYIYKFIATIASSFIGIVMAYSDFGIWSLIVMQLLNSLIYGLCLWMCEKIFLKLIFSTESFKKVFSFGIFTTVSSLFNSFFDNVYQLILAKYFSVIQTGNYYQAKRIQDVPGGILNVLSQGVIFSSLSKLQDNSSEFLRVYNLISKVFAMILGFISLLFYLYSRDIILILFGEKWIGSIFYMQVLTLASFFYMQETFNRVVFKVFNKTKFILYCDFVKKVVQSISIIIAVYYKNLELLIFGFVISSIFGYVLNFLVSRKVIGNTGFYELKIVGKITTVCIFLCSLYLAIDNIMQFEFLIRILSIPLICLLYISSLLLMRVVSLVEIRRLLKIGNR; encoded by the coding sequence ATGGGAAATAGTTTAAAGAAGGACTTGTTAAAAGGGTCTTTTTGGTCCGTGGTAGGTCAATTCTTAACATTAATTATTGCTTTTATAACCAATATTTGGTTAGCGAGAATACTTTCACCTGAAGAATTTGGAAGAATAGGTATAGTTATGTTTTTCATAACTATAATGTCTGTGTTGACTGAAAGTGGTTTAGGGGGAGCATTGGTGCGGAATAAAAATGCTACTATCACAGATTATTCAACAGTTTTTTTTACAAATTTGTTTTTTAGTATTATTATATATTTAGTAGTTGCACTCTGCTCTTACCCTATTTCAAGTTATTATAATGACGGTAGTTTAAGAGTTTTATTGTTGGTGTCTTCATTAGTAGTAATTATCAATTCGTTGCAAATATCGCAAGATGCTAAACTCATCAGTGACTTAAAATTTAAGCAAAAGTATATCTACAAATTTATAGCAACGATTGCTTCCTCTTTTATAGGAATTGTCATGGCTTATAGTGATTTTGGAATATGGTCGTTAATTGTAATGCAACTATTGAATTCATTGATTTATGGTCTTTGCCTGTGGATGTGTGAAAAGATCTTTCTAAAACTAATTTTTTCCACAGAGTCATTTAAGAAAGTTTTTTCTTTTGGAATCTTTACAACCGTGTCATCTTTGTTTAATAGCTTCTTTGATAATGTATACCAACTTATATTGGCTAAATATTTCTCTGTTATTCAAACAGGAAATTATTACCAGGCTAAAAGAATACAAGATGTTCCTGGCGGAATATTGAACGTATTAAGCCAAGGTGTTATCTTTTCATCTTTATCAAAATTGCAAGATAATAGTAGTGAATTTCTTAGAGTTTATAATTTGATAAGCAAAGTCTTCGCAATGATATTGGGATTCATATCCTTATTGTTTTACTTGTATTCAAGAGATATTATTCTGATACTTTTTGGAGAAAAGTGGATTGGCTCAATTTTTTATATGCAAGTGTTAACTTTAGCATCTTTTTTTTATATGCAAGAAACATTTAATAGAGTGGTATTTAAAGTTTTTAATAAAACTAAATTTATTCTTTATTGCGATTTTGTAAAAAAAGTAGTTCAATCCATTAGCATTATAATTGCGGTTTATTATAAAAACCTTGAATTATTGATTTTTGGTTTTGTTATTTCGAGTATTTTTGGATATGTCTTGAACTTTCTTGTTTCGAGAAAGGTGATTGGAAATACTGGTTTTTATGAGCTTAAAATAGTGGGAAAAATAACAACAGTATGTATATTTTTATGTTCGTTATATCTTGCTATTGATAATATAATGCAATTTGAGTTTTTAATACGTATTTTATCTATACCATTAATTTGTTTATTATATATAAGTTCACTCTTATTAATGAGAGTGGTAAGTTTGGTAGAAATTAGAAGGCTTTTAAAAATAGGAAATCGATAA
- a CDS encoding ArsR family transcriptional regulator, with product MLDTLITSKTRLKLLIKFFVSASNQSHLRGLADEFQESTNAIRKELNQLSEAGYLEKSTAKNKILYRANTKHSLFAPLQKLIHTYLGIDDIVDNILDKAGDIQEVSLVGDYAEGIDSGKIDVLILGENLNQAYLLLLADKVGKKMGKQVNLSFQKTIEEQRYIILYTNHSTI from the coding sequence ATGCTAGACACGTTAATTACATCGAAGACGCGATTGAAATTACTGATTAAGTTTTTTGTCTCGGCTAGCAATCAATCCCATTTGCGGGGGCTGGCTGACGAATTTCAAGAATCGACCAATGCCATACGAAAAGAACTGAACCAACTGTCCGAAGCGGGCTATTTAGAAAAAAGTACAGCTAAAAATAAAATACTATACCGTGCCAATACAAAACATTCTTTATTTGCTCCCCTTCAGAAATTAATTCATACCTATTTGGGGATTGATGACATTGTCGATAATATCCTAGATAAAGCGGGCGATATACAGGAAGTTAGCTTGGTTGGCGACTATGCTGAGGGCATAGATTCGGGTAAAATAGATGTGTTAATTTTGGGGGAAAATCTAAATCAGGCATATTTATTGCTGTTAGCGGACAAGGTTGGAAAAAAAATGGGAAAGCAGGTCAATCTTTCTTTTCAGAAGACTATTGAAGAACAACGTTATATTATTTTATATACAAATCATTCTACCATATAA
- a CDS encoding SDR family oxidoreductase, which produces MSKILITGGAGFIGSNLVEHFLGKNHQVVVLDNFATGHRHNIAQHADNPNFTLIEGDIRNNEDCQKAVEGVDYVLHQAALGSVPRSIKDPQTSNEVNVTGFLNMLVAARDAGVKRFIYAASSSTYGDSESLPKVEDVIGKPLSPYAITKYVNELYADIFSKTYGLETIGLRYFNVFGRRQDPNGAYAAVIPLFVKKFMNHESPVINGAGDYSRDFTYVDNVIQMNERAMTTTNPDAINTVYNTAVGDRTTLNQLVGYLKEFLTAYDAEIAKVEIVHGPNRQGDIPHSLASIDKARQLLGYEPTHVIREGLKEAVKWYWDNLK; this is translated from the coding sequence ATGAGTAAAATATTAATCACCGGTGGGGCCGGTTTTATAGGTTCAAATCTCGTAGAACATTTTTTAGGTAAAAACCATCAAGTGGTGGTGTTGGACAATTTCGCTACGGGTCACCGTCACAATATTGCGCAGCACGCAGACAATCCAAATTTTACCTTAATTGAGGGCGATATTCGGAATAATGAAGATTGCCAAAAAGCTGTTGAAGGGGTAGACTATGTATTGCACCAGGCCGCTTTGGGATCCGTTCCACGTTCGATTAAAGATCCTCAAACTTCCAATGAGGTCAATGTAACAGGTTTTTTAAATATGCTGGTTGCGGCGCGCGATGCTGGGGTAAAGCGTTTTATCTATGCCGCTTCTTCGTCTACGTATGGTGATTCTGAAAGTCTTCCAAAAGTGGAAGATGTGATTGGAAAGCCACTATCTCCCTATGCCATTACCAAATACGTCAATGAATTATATGCAGATATTTTCTCGAAGACCTACGGTTTGGAGACGATTGGTTTGCGCTACTTTAATGTATTTGGCCGACGTCAAGACCCAAATGGTGCCTACGCTGCTGTGATCCCATTATTTGTAAAGAAATTTATGAACCACGAGAGTCCTGTGATAAACGGTGCTGGTGATTATTCCCGTGATTTTACCTATGTCGATAATGTGATCCAGATGAATGAACGTGCAATGACAACAACCAATCCAGACGCCATTAATACGGTGTATAACACGGCTGTTGGCGATCGTACCACGTTAAACCAATTGGTTGGCTATCTAAAAGAATTTTTGACCGCGTACGACGCTGAAATTGCAAAGGTTGAAATTGTGCATGGGCCGAATAGACAGGGTGATATACCGCATTCGTTGGCTTCGATTGACAAAGCCCGTCAATTATTAGGCTATGAACCTACTCACGTGATCCGAGAAGGATTGAAAGAGGCGGTAAAGTGGTATTGGGATAACTTAAAATAA
- a CDS encoding glycosyltransferase, producing the protein MKKICFITPSLQKGGMERVISVLSNYLIDQGYEISIICVINGICSYTIDRRVKHIYPQFNYSRGILNKVKSFRFLYRTFKEENPDIVISFSEVFNPLSIAVSLLTGDKIIISDRSNPKLKHTLRDNLTRKLTYPLANGIIAQTELAKLIFLRKRYNKNIKVIPNPLKDIVNTVFKPSNKAIITVGRLVDSKNQKELIDLFYEIRNEEWKLYIVGGGKNEMKLKQQVRDLGLDNCVIFSGEVSDVESWMEKGSIFAYTSLSEGFPNALNEAMAYPLASIAYNCDAGVSDLIEDSKNGFLISMGEHDSYKEKLKLLMDNESLRLSFMEQGILNREKFKVETIAKTLTDFLSHTIGKK; encoded by the coding sequence ATGAAGAAAATATGTTTTATAACTCCGTCTTTGCAAAAAGGGGGAATGGAAAGAGTCATCTCTGTGTTAAGTAACTATTTGATTGACCAAGGATACGAGATTTCTATTATTTGTGTAATTAATGGTATTTGTTCTTACACAATAGATAGAAGGGTAAAGCACATATACCCTCAATTTAATTATTCAAGGGGGATTTTAAATAAGGTCAAATCCTTTAGATTTTTATATAGAACTTTCAAAGAGGAAAACCCTGATATTGTAATTAGTTTTAGTGAAGTTTTTAATCCGTTAAGTATTGCTGTTTCATTGCTTACGGGAGATAAAATAATTATTTCCGATAGAAGTAATCCTAAGCTTAAACATACATTAAGGGATAATTTAACTCGGAAATTAACATATCCTCTTGCAAATGGAATTATTGCTCAAACAGAATTAGCGAAATTAATCTTTTTGAGAAAGAGATATAATAAAAACATAAAGGTTATACCAAACCCATTGAAAGATATTGTTAATACTGTTTTTAAGCCGTCCAACAAAGCCATTATTACAGTAGGAAGACTTGTCGACTCCAAAAATCAGAAAGAACTTATAGATCTCTTTTATGAGATTAGAAATGAAGAATGGAAATTGTATATAGTAGGAGGGGGGAAAAATGAGATGAAACTCAAGCAACAAGTGAGGGATTTGGGTTTAGATAATTGCGTTATTTTCAGTGGAGAAGTTTCTGACGTTGAATCCTGGATGGAAAAGGGATCAATTTTTGCGTATACATCGCTTTCAGAGGGATTTCCCAATGCATTAAATGAAGCAATGGCATATCCTCTTGCGAGCATAGCATATAATTGTGACGCGGGCGTTTCTGATCTAATTGAAGATAGTAAGAATGGATTTCTTATCTCAATGGGAGAACATGACTCTTATAAGGAAAAGCTAAAGTTATTGATGGACAATGAGAGTTTAAGATTGTCATTTATGGAACAAGGAATTCTAAATAGAGAAAAATTTAAAGTTGAAACTATAGCGAAAACATTAACCGACTTCTTAAGTCATACGATTGGAAAAAAGTAA